One genomic segment of Lysobacter sp. 5GHs7-4 includes these proteins:
- a CDS encoding HAD family hydrolase — protein MTAVARALFLDRDGVINLDDGYTYRWDSFVFVDGIFDLARAAHAKGYRLFVVTNQAGIGRGLYTEQDFLVLTERMCEAFAREGAPIDKVYFDPTHPVHGIGEYRRESPMRKPNPGMLLAAAEEFGVSLADSVLVGDKDSDIVAGQRAGVGVTLLYAPASPTIDAPGETVDRRPTAVVTHLRQAQAWL, from the coding sequence ATGACCGCAGTCGCGCGCGCGCTGTTCCTGGATCGCGACGGCGTGATCAACCTGGACGACGGCTACACCTACCGCTGGGACAGTTTCGTCTTCGTCGACGGCATCTTCGACCTGGCGCGCGCCGCGCACGCCAAGGGCTATCGGCTGTTCGTGGTCACCAACCAGGCCGGCATCGGCCGCGGCCTGTACACCGAACAGGACTTCCTCGTCCTGACCGAACGCATGTGCGAGGCGTTCGCGCGCGAGGGCGCGCCGATCGACAAGGTCTACTTCGACCCCACTCACCCGGTCCACGGCATCGGCGAGTACCGGCGCGAGTCGCCGATGCGCAAGCCCAATCCGGGCATGCTGTTGGCCGCGGCCGAGGAGTTCGGGGTGTCGCTGGCGGATAGCGTGTTGGTGGGCGACAAGGACTCGGACATCGTCGCGGGCCAGCGCGCCGGCGTGGGGGTCACGCTGCTCTACGCGCCGGCGAGCCCGACGATCGACGCGCCAGGCGAAACAGTGGATCGGCGGCCGACGGCAGTGGTCACGCACCTGCGGCAGGCTCAAGCCTGGCTATAG
- a CDS encoding nucleotidyltransferase family protein: MKQAIVLAGGFGTRLRSVVSDVPKPMASIAGRPFLELLLGHLVSNGFERIVLSVGYLSEAIVAHFGDAFRGVPIAYAVESEPLGTGGAIRAALAHCERGHVYVLNGDTYLAVDTAATDALWAERGLPIIVARAVDDTARYGKLEVDASGRIRGFLEKDASGGPGLINAGCYVLPTDIADEFPASERFSFETEYLRDAVGRREFLALPTDAEFIDIGTPEDYARAQILLSAHG; this comes from the coding sequence GTGAAGCAAGCGATCGTACTGGCTGGCGGTTTCGGCACCCGCCTGCGCAGCGTCGTCAGCGACGTGCCCAAACCGATGGCCAGCATCGCCGGCCGGCCGTTCCTGGAACTGTTGCTGGGCCATCTGGTGAGCAACGGCTTCGAGCGCATCGTGCTGTCGGTGGGCTATCTGTCCGAAGCGATCGTGGCGCACTTCGGCGACGCGTTCCGCGGCGTGCCGATCGCCTACGCGGTCGAGAGCGAGCCGCTGGGCACGGGCGGCGCCATCCGCGCCGCGCTGGCGCATTGCGAACGCGGCCACGTTTACGTGTTGAACGGCGATACCTATCTGGCCGTCGATACCGCCGCCACGGACGCGCTGTGGGCCGAACGCGGTTTGCCGATCATCGTGGCCCGCGCGGTGGACGACACCGCGCGCTACGGCAAGCTGGAGGTCGATGCCTCCGGCCGTATCCGCGGCTTCCTCGAAAAGGACGCCAGCGGCGGTCCCGGCCTGATCAACGCGGGCTGCTACGTGCTGCCGACGGACATCGCCGACGAGTTCCCCGCGTCCGAGCGCTTCTCGTTCGAAACCGAATACCTGCGCGACGCCGTAGGCCGCCGCGAGTTCCTGGCCCTGCCGACGGATGCCGAGTTCATCGACATCGGCACGCCCGAGGACTACGCGCGCGCGCAGATCCTGTTGTCGGCCCACGGTTGA
- a CDS encoding D-sedoheptulose 7-phosphate isomerase has product MKQHIIEKLERAVQVMRALADDQTMQQQLEACAAKCIETLNSGGKLLLAGNGGSAADAQHIAAEFVSRFAFDRPGLPAIALTTDTSILTAIGNDYGYEKLFSRQIQALGRSGDVFIAYSTSGRSPNILAGLREARERGLFCIGLTGSGGGDMPALCDILLRTPSTDTAEIQQGHAVLGHIVTGLVEDAIFGKAA; this is encoded by the coding sequence GTGAAACAGCACATCATCGAGAAGCTCGAGCGGGCGGTGCAGGTCATGCGCGCCCTCGCCGACGACCAGACCATGCAGCAGCAGCTGGAAGCCTGCGCGGCCAAGTGCATCGAGACGCTGAACTCGGGCGGCAAGCTCCTGCTGGCCGGCAATGGCGGCAGCGCCGCCGACGCCCAGCACATCGCGGCCGAATTCGTCAGCCGTTTCGCCTTCGACCGTCCGGGCCTGCCGGCGATCGCGCTGACCACCGACACCTCGATCCTGACCGCGATCGGCAACGACTACGGTTACGAAAAGCTGTTCTCGCGCCAGATCCAGGCGCTGGGCCGCAGCGGCGACGTGTTCATCGCTTACTCGACCTCGGGCCGCTCGCCGAACATCCTGGCCGGCTTGCGCGAGGCGCGCGAACGCGGGCTGTTCTGCATCGGCCTGACCGGCAGCGGCGGCGGCGACATGCCGGCGCTGTGCGACATCCTGCTGCGCACGCCGTCCACGGATACCGCGGAGATCCAGCAGGGTCATGCCGTGTTGGGCCACATCGTGACCGGCCTGGTGGAAGACGCGATCTTCGGTAAGGCGGCGTGA
- a CDS encoding dehydrogenase: MNHNAIIRARAPLRLGLAGGGTDVSPYCDTYGGYVLNATIDRYAYAVIKPTEGGSVRFVASDQEQAAELPLQASYPLEGDLLLHKAVYNEIVANHNGGVPLAVELTTFCDSPIGSGLGSSSTVVVVMIRAFAELLGLPLDDYAIAHMAYKIERVDCGLKGGKQDQYSATFGGFNFMEFYDNDRVIVNPLRIKNWVLCELEASLLLYYSGVSRESAKIIADQSDNVRHKDSGTIEAMHRLKDEAQSMKVALLKGSFGDMVSSMRLGWESKKSTASSVSTPKIEAIYEAAIGAGALAGKVSGAGGGGFMMFFVKPDRRMEVIRALKAFDGQVSNCHFTKNGTQAWRIE; the protein is encoded by the coding sequence GTGAACCACAATGCGATCATCCGTGCCCGCGCACCGCTGAGGCTAGGCCTGGCCGGCGGCGGCACGGACGTGTCGCCGTACTGCGATACCTACGGCGGTTACGTGCTCAACGCGACCATCGACCGTTACGCCTACGCGGTGATCAAACCCACCGAAGGCGGCAGCGTGCGCTTCGTCGCCAGCGATCAGGAGCAGGCGGCGGAACTGCCGCTGCAGGCGAGTTATCCGCTGGAAGGCGACTTGTTGCTGCACAAGGCCGTCTACAACGAAATCGTCGCCAACCATAACGGCGGCGTGCCGCTGGCAGTGGAGCTGACCACGTTCTGCGACTCGCCGATCGGCTCGGGGCTGGGCTCCTCGTCGACGGTCGTGGTGGTGATGATCCGCGCCTTCGCAGAATTGCTAGGGCTGCCGCTGGACGATTACGCCATCGCCCACATGGCCTACAAGATCGAACGCGTCGATTGCGGCCTCAAGGGCGGCAAGCAGGATCAGTACTCGGCGACGTTCGGCGGCTTCAATTTCATGGAGTTCTACGACAACGACCGCGTGATCGTGAACCCGCTGCGCATCAAGAACTGGGTGCTGTGCGAGCTGGAGGCATCGTTGTTGCTGTACTACTCCGGCGTTTCGCGCGAGTCGGCCAAGATCATCGCCGACCAGAGCGACAACGTGCGTCATAAGGACTCCGGCACCATCGAGGCGATGCATCGTCTGAAGGACGAAGCCCAGAGCATGAAGGTCGCCCTGTTGAAGGGCAGCTTCGGCGACATGGTCAGCTCGATGCGCCTGGGCTGGGAAAGCAAGAAGAGCACGGCCAGTTCCGTGTCCACGCCCAAGATCGAGGCGATCTACGAAGCGGCCATCGGCGCGGGCGCGCTGGCCGGAAAGGTTTCAGGCGCGGGCGGCGGCGGTTTCATGATGTTCTTCGTCAAGCCGGATCGACGCATGGAAGTGATCCGCGCGCTGAAGGCCTTCGACGGCCAAGTCAGCAATTGCCATTTCACCAAGAACGGTACGCAAGCCTGGAGGATCGAGTGA
- a CDS encoding class I SAM-dependent methyltransferase, translating to MKECSKSIARRLADPNFSNRYFVGSGIDIGGKPDPLALYVGMFSRMTGVKTWDWEDGDAQYLQSAVDGSFDFVHSSHCLEHLVDPREGLKHWFRVLKPGGYLVLTVPDEDLYEQGVFPSTFNRDHKWTFTVYKPESWSDRSINLLDLARELGADAEVVRIEQLSSTYRFDLPRFDQTLTPVGECGIEMVVRKRPTAEVEARGRWQRPAALDDRELRIHFNQYRQDMQSMKSSNQDAVPFQNDSPL from the coding sequence ATGAAAGAATGCAGCAAATCGATCGCACGTCGCCTGGCGGACCCGAACTTCAGCAATCGCTACTTCGTCGGCAGCGGCATCGATATCGGCGGCAAGCCCGATCCGCTGGCGTTGTACGTGGGCATGTTCTCGCGCATGACCGGCGTCAAGACCTGGGACTGGGAAGACGGCGACGCGCAGTACCTGCAAAGCGCGGTCGACGGCAGCTTCGACTTCGTGCACAGCAGCCACTGCCTGGAGCATCTGGTGGATCCGCGCGAAGGCCTGAAGCATTGGTTCCGCGTGCTCAAGCCGGGCGGCTACCTGGTGCTCACCGTTCCCGATGAGGACCTGTACGAGCAGGGCGTGTTCCCCAGCACCTTCAACCGCGACCACAAGTGGACCTTCACGGTCTACAAGCCCGAGTCGTGGAGCGATCGCTCCATCAATCTGCTGGACCTGGCGCGCGAGCTGGGCGCCGACGCCGAAGTCGTGCGCATCGAGCAGCTGTCGTCGACCTACCGCTTCGACCTGCCGCGCTTCGACCAGACGCTGACGCCGGTGGGCGAGTGCGGCATCGAGATGGTGGTGCGCAAGCGCCCGACGGCCGAGGTGGAGGCGCGCGGTCGCTGGCAGCGCCCCGCGGCGCTGGACGACCGCGAACTGCGCATTCACTTCAATCAGTACCGGCAAGACATGCAGTCGATGAAGAGCTCGAACCAGGACGCCGTCCCCTTCCAGAACGACTCGCCGCTGTGA
- a CDS encoding FG-GAP-like repeat-containing protein: MKKAILVVALTAAALGAVWWLTEPKTGAPKGTALPDVPAQPQTATGEAAPQSAGAASSLLWRNAASGDNLVWRFADKGAVAPVALWAVGADWHALAHVPAGWSGSDLVAWRNPADGEIRLWKLGAGAADPTVELLPPAGPEWGVAAFADANADGNADVVWTSKTGGVALWLLRDGKVTEQAIVGDTGGDWTLAQVGDFDGDGRGDLFWRKNDGSSASIWSLDGGKLKTSRGLADPGSAWTLLAVGKFDGEPGDDLLWKDQAGNLLAWSGGDAAKPISFARQSTADWQFVAAVDVDGNGRTDLIWRNPSTTQTGAWLFGASGEITDLSLSPVGAEWSPVSSALVAQVGR; encoded by the coding sequence ATGAAGAAAGCGATACTCGTGGTGGCGCTGACCGCCGCTGCATTGGGCGCGGTGTGGTGGCTGACCGAGCCCAAAACCGGCGCGCCGAAAGGCACCGCGCTGCCTGACGTGCCGGCGCAACCGCAGACTGCGACTGGCGAGGCCGCGCCGCAATCCGCCGGCGCCGCTTCGTCCCTGCTTTGGCGCAATGCCGCTAGCGGCGACAACCTGGTCTGGCGCTTCGCCGACAAGGGCGCCGTGGCGCCGGTCGCGCTGTGGGCAGTCGGGGCCGATTGGCATGCACTGGCGCACGTGCCGGCGGGCTGGTCGGGCAGCGATCTGGTGGCTTGGCGCAATCCCGCCGACGGTGAAATCCGTCTGTGGAAGCTGGGCGCGGGCGCGGCCGACCCCACGGTGGAGCTGCTGCCGCCGGCCGGCCCGGAATGGGGCGTGGCGGCATTCGCCGACGCCAACGCGGACGGTAACGCGGACGTCGTATGGACCAGTAAGACCGGCGGCGTAGCGCTGTGGCTGTTGCGCGACGGCAAGGTTACGGAACAGGCCATCGTCGGAGACACCGGCGGCGACTGGACCCTGGCCCAGGTCGGCGATTTCGACGGCGACGGTCGCGGCGATCTGTTCTGGCGCAAGAACGACGGCTCGTCCGCCAGCATCTGGTCGCTCGACGGCGGCAAGCTCAAGACCTCCCGCGGCCTCGCCGATCCGGGCTCGGCCTGGACCTTGCTGGCGGTCGGCAAGTTCGACGGCGAGCCGGGCGACGATCTGTTGTGGAAGGACCAGGCCGGCAATCTGCTGGCCTGGAGCGGCGGCGATGCGGCCAAGCCGATCTCGTTCGCACGCCAGTCCACCGCGGATTGGCAGTTCGTCGCGGCTGTGGACGTCGACGGCAACGGACGCACCGATCTGATCTGGCGCAATCCGTCGACCACGCAAACCGGTGCCTGGCTGTTCGGCGCATCCGGCGAGATCACCGACCTTTCGCTGTCGCCGGTGGGCGCGGAGTGGTCCCCGGTGTCGTCGGCGCTGGTCGCCCAGGTCGGCCGCTGA
- a CDS encoding glycosyltransferase, with protein sequence MNDSAPLSFFTICSKNFLAYARTLFDSVREHHPGANFYVALCDRMDGMLDRSAEPFEILELDQLNIPGLPGMIERYNITELNTSIKPYVFDYLFTQRDEQHVAYLDPDILVVSPLKEVQDALAAGADAVLTPHVLDPAEGVEIDDIKMLQLGIYNLGFVAFKRSPRVIDIVRWWSRRLEHQCTIDLPNGLFVDQKWADLLPSFLSARILHHPGYNVAYWNLQQRKVEQTARGWVANGQPLRFVHFSGNNLNDEAVFSRHSWQLNAANVGPINDLLKQYRALVFGNGHAHYSKLPYAFSWSGAKGVNLHTPEQAAAAAVPVANAAGDHRVAAVAPSAGVMGRASNLMTTLRRARDHSGGWWAMASKGASIYRRGGLRLVRDTVRQLNVIYPILHRNGISRPVQVASYLEPELELDAVSQTGGERGKLLFIDWSTPRPDCDAGSITAFYLMKILVDIGYEVIFIPSDLMHLGHYTQALQSVGVTCLNQDDVGTIESHLASVGHQYDVAFLCRAPVAELYIDQIRRYAGRAKIVLNTSDLHYLRDIRQAEIEGSEEKMQAALRWKEQELDVIRRCDHSIVMSDHELDILTKELPNSNIHLVPLMFVDIPGRTGDYASRKDLLFIGGFPHPPNVDAVVYFCEQIWPSVRARIPDAKVHLIGNSPTDEVHALAAIDGVNVVGYVENLKPWFDGIRMSIAPLRYGAGIKGKLGTSLSFGVPSVATSMAVEGMRVGDDHVLVADEPEDFADQVVRLYTDEALWDRLSLAGLDFVADTYSLDAGLRRIDAFMSMVESEVPAFEATVVSTAEQYRAHHAKALPQYPKRKAYEEALIPEGVESFLVDGHCAVCDRPSAFNVSFMYSCSTRSDGGPMPNWREHLDCAKCGFINRIRAAIHAFQSELKPTADSRIYITEQTTPLYRWIREHYPHTQGSEYLADKVAPGQELAGLRNENVMDLTFADESFDYVLSFDVLEHVPEPEKAFAECFRVLRPGGAMLWAAPFAFENDSRLAEKNVIRAYIDPAGELVHLMEPEYHGNPVDPEGGALCFQYFSQQTLQQMRDAGFSDARLLFYWSPKFAYLGGEQMLCIAIKGGR encoded by the coding sequence ATGAACGACTCCGCACCGCTTTCCTTCTTCACGATCTGCTCGAAGAACTTCCTCGCCTACGCGCGCACCTTGTTCGACTCCGTGCGCGAGCACCATCCGGGCGCGAACTTCTACGTGGCGCTGTGCGATCGCATGGACGGCATGCTCGATCGCTCCGCCGAGCCGTTCGAGATCCTCGAACTGGACCAGCTGAACATTCCGGGCCTGCCCGGGATGATCGAGCGTTACAACATCACCGAGCTGAACACGTCGATCAAACCGTACGTGTTCGACTACCTGTTCACCCAGCGCGACGAGCAGCACGTCGCCTACCTGGACCCCGACATCCTGGTGGTGAGCCCGCTCAAGGAAGTGCAGGATGCGCTGGCGGCCGGCGCCGACGCGGTGCTGACGCCGCACGTGCTCGATCCGGCCGAAGGCGTCGAGATCGACGACATCAAGATGCTGCAGCTGGGCATTTACAACCTGGGCTTCGTCGCGTTCAAGCGCAGCCCGCGCGTGATCGACATCGTGCGCTGGTGGTCGCGCCGGCTCGAGCACCAGTGCACGATCGATCTTCCGAACGGCTTGTTCGTCGACCAGAAGTGGGCGGATCTGCTGCCTTCGTTCCTGTCCGCCCGCATCCTGCATCACCCCGGCTACAACGTCGCTTACTGGAATCTGCAGCAGCGCAAGGTCGAGCAGACGGCGCGCGGCTGGGTCGCCAACGGCCAGCCGCTGCGCTTCGTCCACTTCAGCGGTAACAACCTCAACGACGAAGCCGTGTTCTCGCGTCACAGCTGGCAGCTCAACGCGGCCAACGTCGGGCCGATCAACGACCTGCTCAAGCAGTACCGCGCGCTGGTGTTCGGCAACGGACACGCGCATTACTCGAAGCTGCCTTATGCGTTCAGCTGGAGCGGCGCCAAGGGCGTCAACCTGCATACGCCGGAGCAAGCGGCCGCGGCGGCTGTGCCCGTTGCGAACGCGGCGGGCGATCACCGCGTCGCCGCCGTCGCCCCGAGCGCCGGCGTGATGGGCCGCGCTTCCAATCTGATGACCACGCTGCGTCGCGCACGCGACCATTCCGGCGGCTGGTGGGCCATGGCCTCCAAGGGCGCGTCGATTTACCGCCGCGGCGGCCTGCGCCTGGTCCGCGACACCGTGCGTCAGCTCAACGTCATCTACCCGATCCTGCATCGCAACGGCATCAGCCGCCCGGTGCAGGTGGCGTCCTACCTCGAGCCCGAACTCGAACTCGATGCGGTCAGCCAGACCGGCGGCGAGCGCGGCAAGCTGTTGTTCATCGACTGGTCCACGCCGCGTCCGGACTGCGACGCCGGTTCGATCACCGCGTTCTATCTGATGAAGATCCTGGTCGACATCGGCTACGAGGTGATCTTCATTCCCAGCGATCTGATGCACCTGGGGCACTACACGCAGGCGCTGCAGAGCGTCGGCGTGACCTGCCTCAACCAGGACGACGTCGGCACCATCGAGTCGCACCTGGCCAGCGTCGGCCACCAGTACGACGTGGCGTTCCTCTGCCGTGCGCCGGTCGCCGAGCTGTACATCGATCAGATCCGTCGCTACGCCGGCCGGGCCAAGATCGTGCTCAACACCTCCGACCTGCATTACCTGCGCGATATCCGTCAGGCCGAGATCGAAGGCTCCGAGGAAAAGATGCAGGCCGCGCTGCGCTGGAAGGAGCAGGAGCTGGACGTCATCCGCCGCTGCGACCACAGCATCGTGATGAGCGACCACGAGTTGGACATCCTGACCAAGGAACTGCCGAACTCGAATATCCACCTGGTGCCCTTGATGTTCGTCGACATCCCGGGCCGCACCGGCGATTACGCCTCTCGCAAGGATTTGCTGTTTATCGGCGGCTTCCCGCATCCGCCGAACGTGGACGCCGTGGTCTACTTCTGCGAGCAGATCTGGCCGTCGGTGCGTGCGCGCATTCCGGATGCCAAGGTTCATCTGATCGGCAATTCGCCCACCGACGAAGTGCACGCGCTGGCCGCGATCGACGGCGTCAACGTCGTGGGCTACGTCGAGAACCTCAAGCCGTGGTTCGACGGCATCCGCATGAGCATCGCGCCGCTGCGTTATGGCGCCGGCATCAAGGGCAAACTGGGCACCAGCTTGAGCTTCGGCGTGCCCTCGGTGGCGACGTCGATGGCCGTCGAAGGCATGCGCGTGGGCGACGATCACGTGCTGGTGGCGGACGAACCCGAGGATTTCGCCGACCAGGTCGTGCGCCTGTACACCGACGAAGCCCTATGGGACCGTCTCAGCCTGGCCGGCCTGGACTTCGTCGCAGACACCTACTCCTTGGACGCCGGTTTGCGCCGCATCGACGCCTTCATGTCGATGGTGGAAAGCGAGGTGCCCGCGTTCGAAGCCACGGTCGTTTCCACCGCGGAGCAGTATCGCGCCCACCACGCCAAGGCCCTGCCGCAGTATCCCAAGCGCAAGGCCTACGAAGAGGCGTTGATTCCCGAGGGCGTGGAATCGTTCCTGGTCGACGGCCATTGCGCGGTGTGCGACCGCCCGTCCGCGTTCAACGTCAGCTTCATGTACAGCTGCTCGACCCGGTCCGACGGCGGTCCGATGCCGAACTGGCGCGAACACCTGGATTGCGCCAAGTGCGGTTTCATCAATCGCATTCGCGCGGCGATCCACGCCTTCCAGTCCGAACTCAAGCCGACGGCCGACTCGCGCATCTACATCACCGAGCAGACCACGCCGCTGTACCGCTGGATCCGCGAGCACTATCCGCACACGCAGGGCAGCGAGTATCTGGCCGATAAGGTGGCACCGGGCCAGGAACTGGCGGGCTTGCGCAACGAGAACGTCATGGACCTGACGTTCGCGGACGAAAGCTTCGACTACGTGCTGTCGTTCGACGTGCTGGAACACGTGCCGGAACCTGAAAAGGCGTTCGCCGAGTGCTTCCGCGTGCTGCGGCCGGGCGGCGCCATGCTGTGGGCCGCGCCGTTCGCGTTCGAGAACGACAGCCGCCTGGCCGAGAAGAACGTGATTCGCGCTTACATCGATCCGGCCGGCGAACTCGTGCACCTGATGGAGCCCGAATACCACGGCAATCCGGTCGATCCCGAGGGCGGCGCGCTGTGCTTCCAGTATTTCAGCCAGCAGACCCTGCAACAGATGCGCGACGCCGGTTTCTCCGACGCGCGCCTGCTGTTCTACTGGTCGCCGAAATTCGCCTACCTGGGCGGCGAACAAATGCTGTGCATCGCGATCAAGGGCGGGCGCTGA
- a CDS encoding NAD-dependent epimerase/dehydratase family protein: MRVLLIGGNGFIGSHLVDGLRAAGHTVSVLDPRAPRADADWRGVEYRQAAYSDRAAIDAMLDGCDVVLHLASTTVPSTSNLDPVRDVSTNLVDTLGLIASMRERGLRRIVFFSSGGTVYGNPDRLPVDETHPLRPISSYGVVKVAIEHYLLMYHALGDLDPLILRPSNPYGPRQIASGQQGFIATALACAHQGLPLRIWGGGNTVRDYLYIDDLTDLVVRAVNGSSSGVYNVGSGAGHSLNAVLAAVERVTGRTIRVEHLPERGFDVREVVLDIAAASARFGWRPQVELEQGIALTWHRDG; encoded by the coding sequence ATGCGAGTCCTGCTGATCGGCGGTAACGGCTTTATCGGCTCGCATCTGGTCGACGGCCTGCGCGCCGCCGGACATACGGTGTCGGTGCTGGACCCGCGTGCGCCGCGCGCCGATGCGGATTGGCGCGGCGTGGAGTATCGGCAGGCCGCGTATTCCGACCGCGCCGCGATCGACGCCATGCTCGATGGCTGCGATGTCGTCCTGCACCTGGCCAGCACGACCGTGCCGTCCACCTCCAACCTCGACCCTGTCCGCGACGTATCGACCAACCTGGTCGACACACTGGGCCTGATCGCTTCGATGCGGGAGCGCGGGCTGCGGCGCATCGTGTTCTTCTCGTCCGGCGGAACCGTTTACGGCAACCCCGATCGTTTGCCGGTGGACGAGACTCATCCGTTACGGCCGATCTCTTCCTACGGCGTGGTCAAGGTCGCGATCGAGCACTACCTGCTGATGTATCACGCTTTAGGTGATCTCGATCCACTAATTTTGCGCCCATCCAATCCCTACGGACCGCGCCAGATCGCGTCCGGGCAGCAGGGCTTCATCGCCACGGCGCTGGCATGCGCGCACCAGGGGCTGCCGCTGCGGATCTGGGGTGGCGGCAACACCGTGCGCGATTACCTCTACATCGACGATCTCACCGACCTGGTGGTGCGCGCTGTAAACGGTTCCTCGAGCGGCGTGTACAACGTCGGCAGTGGCGCCGGTCACAGTCTCAACGCGGTTCTGGCCGCGGTCGAGCGCGTGACCGGCCGGACGATTCGCGTCGAGCATCTGCCGGAACGGGGCTTCGACGTGCGCGAGGTCGTGCTGGATATCGCCGCCGCGAGCGCTCGTTTCGGCTGGCGGCCGCAAGTGGAGCTCGAGCAGGGCATAGCCCTCACCTGGCATCGCGATGGCTGA